The following proteins come from a genomic window of Girardinichthys multiradiatus isolate DD_20200921_A chromosome 8, DD_fGirMul_XY1, whole genome shotgun sequence:
- the rnf180b gene encoding E3 ubiquitin-protein ligase RNF180, with the protein MSRYLRWNKLFLLKSLKMDRAMLRCRRCRRVVIDFTCLLTAADESPAGGCSIWHIDADNLPEWILTSVQQALWTAGKLNCRHCGARLGGFSFLARSDCPCGRDATVHLSKSRVDLDQTPHVLVVQPRRTSSGTGLLMDLCQSEEEASLDSFQLTCLPCLSPIIPPDALDPLYAAENSHGAAGHPDKLELHSSVRSAAEHQSDPDHEAWRNVLPWVSEISGGSQSSLELQQTEEVSLRRRFTSEAEAELEEEADPVLSSFSAWIRQNKRDKNRLKSQRRKQRRRERWLQSQMKEAETESSTDSPLDSEDVDRDGLTCAVCLDVFFSPHTCQPCAHVFCEPCLRRLAKNRATNTPCPLCRCLISHTSFHRELDLTAKTLFPKFWATCKQNFQNAPCARWPLPSSQEHSRFFWVNQRRGATAWGRWHFTPGAFVFNMLGLPHHTFFHIDMILFIFALKLLCCLSVLLCKLIF; encoded by the exons ATGAGTCGTTATTTAAG ATGGAATAAACTGTTCCTGCTGAAAAGTTTGAAGATGGACAGAGCGATGCTCCGCTGCAGAAGGTGTCGCAGGGTCGTCATTGACTTCACATGTTTGTTAACG GCAGCAGATGAAAGTCCAGCTGGTGGCTGCAGTATTTGGCACATAGACGCTGACAACCTCCCAGAGTGGATCCTGACCTCCGTTCAGCAG GCTCTGTGGACGGCAGGGAAGCTAAACTGCCGTCACTGCGGGGCTCGTTTGGGTGGCTTCAGCTTCCTCGCTCGCTCCGACTGTCCATGCGGCCGTGACGCCACCGTCCATCTCAGCAAGAGCCGCGTAGATCTGGACCAAACGCCCCACGTCCTCGTTGTCCAGCCGAGGAGGACAAGCTCTGGGACAGGACTGTTGATGGACCTCTGTCAAAGTGAAGAGGAGGCTTCTCTGGACAGTTTCCAGCTCACATGTCTTCCCTGTTTGTCACCCATCATTCCTCCAGACGCTTTGGATCCACTGTATGCTGCTGAAAACTCCCATGGTGCTGCAGGCCATCCAGACAAGTTAGAGTTGCATTCATCTGTTAGAAGTGCAGCAGAACATCAGTCTGACCCAGATCATGAAGCCTGGAGGAATGTTCTTCCCTGGGTTTCTGAAATATCGGGAGGATCACAGTCGTCTCTAGAGCTGCAGCAAACTGAGGAAGTTTCCCTCAGAAGGAGATTCACCTCTGAAGCAGAAGCTGAGCTGGAAGAGGAAGCG GATCCAGTCTTATCCAGCTTCTCGGCTTGGAtcagacagaacaaaagagaTAAGAACCGTCTGAAGAGTCAGAGGAGGAAGcagaggaggagagaaagaTGGCTGCAGAGTCAGATGAAGGAGGCGGAG ACTGAAAGCAGTACAGACTCACCTCTGGACTCTGAGGACGTGGACAGAGACGGTCTGACCTGCGCCGTGTGTCTGGACGTCTTCTTCAgcccacacacctgtcagccCTGCGCTCACGTCTTCTGTGAGCCGTGTCTCCGAAGGCTGGCCAAGAACCGGGCCACCAACACGCCATGCCCGCTGTGCCGGTGCCTCATCTCCCACACCAGCTTCCACAGAG AGCTCGACCTGACGGCAAAGACTCTGTTCCCGAAGTTCTGGGCCACCTGCAAGCAGAACTTCCAGAACGCTCCGTGTGCTCGATGGCCTCTGCCAAGCTCCCAAGAACACTCACGCTTCTTTTGGG TTAATCAACGGCGCGGCGCAACCGCGTGGGGACGCTGGCACTTCACTCCCGGAGCGTTTGTCTTCAACATGCTGGGCCTGCCCCAtcacaccttcttccacatcgACATGATCTTATTCATCTTTGCTTTAAAGTTGCTCTGTTGCCTCTCCGTCTTGTTATGCAAACTCATCTTTTGA